AAGATAATAATGATTATTCTATTGGTTTTATATATGTAAAAAGTATGGCAGATAAGATGCAGCTAGAGGAGAAGGAATACATAGAAGAATTCTACATAGCATTAAGCGCTTCTTTATCTTATAAAATTAATTTTTATATAGGTAAAATGGTAAATAATATTAAATCAATAGACGAAAGTTATAAGACGGCGGATATGGTAAAATATTATTATTTATACTCTGAAGTTGCAGGGGTTGCTTATTATGATGAAATTAAAAATCAAATTAATACAGATAAGTATACTGTAGATAAGAATTTAATAGATGAACTAATTAAAGTTATTGAAAAAAATGATAGAGAACAGATTGAAGAAATAATTGAAGACTTGTATCAGAATTTTAAAGAAATGGTTGCTGAGCCAAAGATGATTAAATTAAGCATGGACTACCTTTTATTTAAGTTAATTAATTTGGCTAAGGAAATGTATTCTGATTTTAACCAAGACGAAATACATAAGATGTTAAAGCAGGAAAGATATGGACAAGTGTCAATTCCCGGAAGTATTAGGCAGTTTAAAAAATTTGCCTTGGAATTTTCTGACTATCTAAACACTTTAAGAAAATATGCTTTTAGTGGGGTTTTGTTTGATGTAGAAAGGGAAATTGTAGAAAATTATAAGGAAAACTTAAGCTTAAAATACTTAAGTGAGAAATATTATATCAATAGCGCATATCTAGGACAGATTTTTAAAAAGCAGTTCGGGATTTCTTTTAAGGATTATTTAAACAATTATAGAATTGACAGAGCATGCGAAATGCTCCTGCGTTCAGATTATAAAATTTATGAAATAGCAGAAGCTGTAGGTTTTAACAATACAGATTATTTCATTAGTAAATTTGTACAAATTAAGGGAACTACGCCACTTCAATACAGAAAGAAGTTTTTAAGCAAACCATAGAAAAACCACAAAAAATATATATAAAAGTAAGCAAAAATATAATTTTTTGTATTTATGCTATAGTTTATACATTGAAGTTATTGTGCAATAATGCTAATATTGACTTAACCGGACATGAGTTATTGTGCAGTATTAAGACTCATTTTCGGTAAATAAGTATAGGGAGGAAAGAACATGAAGAAATTCAAAACGTTCTTGGCTCTGATACTTGTAGTCACAGTGTTTGCTGCTCTTTTTGTAGGTTGCGGAAAGAAACAGCAGAAATCTACTGACAAGGGTAAAGTATCAGATGAAACAAATGATCAGAAAGACAATGGAAAAAAAGAAGAAAAAGTCTTTACGGCATTCCATGCTGTGCCCGGAACAGAAGTACCGGATGACAACCGTATGCTTAGAAAAATTGCAGAGAAGATTGGTGCTTGGGCTAAGGTTACTTGGTTAACCGGTCAAACTGCTGACGAAAGAATCGGTATTATGATTGCTGGAGGAGAATATCCTGATCTTATTACCGGTTCCACAGGTACACCCTCATTAATTGAGGCAAATGCATTAATCGCAATTGATGAATACTGGGATAATTATCCTAACATTAAAAACTACTTATCTGAAGCAGATTGGAATAAGGTAAGACATTCTGACGGACATATTTATCTTATTCCTCAGTTCGGTATTATAAAAGGAAAAGAAATGGCTACTGAACATTGGGATGAAGCATTCTGGATACAGAAAAAAGTTCTGATTTGGGCTAACTTCCCTCAAATTAAGACTATGGATCAGTACTTCGATTTGATTGAAGACTATATGAAGGAACATCCAACAACAGCAGATGGTCAAGAAACTGTTGGATTTACCATGAGTACAGAAGACTGGAGATATTTCGGTGTTGAGAATCCTCCGTTATTCTTAACTGGTTATCCAAATGACGGTGCTTGTATCATAGATCCTGAAACAATCACTGCTATTGACTATAATACAATACCAGAAGCTTATCAGTATTATAAGAAGATGAATGAGGCCTATAATAGAAATCTTGTTCATCCTGAGACATATACTATGTCTTATGACCAATACATATCCTTATTATCCACAGGTAGAGTATTAGGTACTTTGGATCAGTTCTGGAACTTCAATACTGCTGTTGAGGCATTAGAAGCCCAGGGTAAATTTGAAGATACTTATGTTCCCCTACCTATAACTATTGACGGTGAGAG
This genomic interval from Herbinix luporum contains the following:
- a CDS encoding response regulator transcription factor, which translates into the protein MIKVMIVDDEPYIRQGLKLLINWEKYGFNICAEAANGQEAIKIMEETEIDLVITDIKMPGIDGLQLIEQTRKKLSKKVRFIILSGFYEFEYAKKAIKYDVVDYVLKPVQKEELIKALDEYKEFYYHQMENEKKQEISDKIIFDRHLSGLISGVVDSNSIDYIKQHIRDIADVRYIRIEYDKACEDYNHLSDEEKAKEHVNLYEAVKAYLGDNWYHVYMPSKDNNDYSIGFIYVKSMADKMQLEEKEYIEEFYIALSASLSYKINFYIGKMVNNIKSIDESYKTADMVKYYYLYSEVAGVAYYDEIKNQINTDKYTVDKNLIDELIKVIEKNDREQIEEIIEDLYQNFKEMVAEPKMIKLSMDYLLFKLINLAKEMYSDFNQDEIHKMLKQERYGQVSIPGSIRQFKKFALEFSDYLNTLRKYAFSGVLFDVEREIVENYKENLSLKYLSEKYYINSAYLGQIFKKQFGISFKDYLNNYRIDRACEMLLRSDYKIYEIAEAVGFNNTDYFISKFVQIKGTTPLQYRKKFLSKP
- a CDS encoding extracellular solute-binding protein, yielding MKKFKTFLALILVVTVFAALFVGCGKKQQKSTDKGKVSDETNDQKDNGKKEEKVFTAFHAVPGTEVPDDNRMLRKIAEKIGAWAKVTWLTGQTADERIGIMIAGGEYPDLITGSTGTPSLIEANALIAIDEYWDNYPNIKNYLSEADWNKVRHSDGHIYLIPQFGIIKGKEMATEHWDEAFWIQKKVLIWANFPQIKTMDQYFDLIEDYMKEHPTTADGQETVGFTMSTEDWRYFGVENPPLFLTGYPNDGACIIDPETITAIDYNTIPEAYQYYKKMNEAYNRNLVHPETYTMSYDQYISLLSTGRVLGTLDQFWNFNTAVEALEAQGKFEDTYVPLPITIDGERVDRWHSPAALDVSNGLSITKSCKDIEGALQFINDLLDDEITKMIYWGEEGVDYMVDENGVFYRTEEQRSNIRNTDWVTQNMVSSAYAYFPHYEGLFDDGINAIDPNQQPGEYYDSLEPVEKELLDGYGYKTFLEFLSPSLPNEPWYPMWSYTNTWTTDTDYGKARAKITELKHEYLPRAMMASPEEFEDIWEEYMEVYRTEVDIDAYLDELTAEARRRAELAE